TTTGGGTCGCCTCTAAGAACGCGGATCAATTTATATGTTGCACACGCCGTTTTCCCCACAGATACCGCCCTCGAAATTTCCGTTTGCCCCATTGTCAATCATCTGCAGAGGATGTTCCTCTCTCCAGACTTGTTCAATTACATCGAGGAATGCATCACTGCTTCTTACCCCAGAGACGGCATACTTATCATTGAAAATATAGAACGGTGTTCCGGCAATTCCCTTTCTGGATCCGTTTTGGCGTTCCTTCTTGACCGTATCCTTGTATCGATCAGTTGATAGCATGGCAAGAACTTCACTGGCGTCAAGACCGCTCTCGCCAGCTAACATAGCTAATGTCTCATGATCGCTGATATCCAATGCATCAGTAAAGTAAGCCTTATAAATGGAAGCCATCCATGCCGCTGCTTTGCCCTGTTCCTGCGCAAAAATCTCCACGCGTAGAGCATCTGTCGTATTGGATGGAATCAATGTGTCAAGATTATAGGTGAGGCCAACACTTTTGCCCATCTGGATCACCGCTTTATTACCTTCTCTTACAAAGTCAGGGGACATTCCGCCACCATGAATCTCGGCTGTCCAATCATAATAATTTTTTCCAGTTTTGCTGGGAGCATCAGGGAATAGCTGGAACGGTCTGTAGATGACTTCTACTTGATCCTTTTGACCGAATTGTTCTAGAGCTTTATCTAAATTCGTTTTACCGATATAACACAACGGGCACATGATATCCGACCAAACTTCAATTTTCATGATCATTCCGCCTCTCTTCCGTAATTTTTTAGAGCTCTACATTTTTATATTTTCAACATGATTAGACGACATCTGTTGATTAACTCAAATGTATTGATTTACATTATAAAGAGTCCATACTGTATCTCAATGTTCAAAAAAGTGATTTGTGTCATGTAATTGACACATCGTTCAAATTTGATCAGAAACATAAGCCGAGGGGAGGTCATAACACCATGTCGAAAGTAGACAGAAGAACCATCAAGACGAAGGAAGCCATTTATCAAGCTCTGATTGAATTGATGTCCGAGAAAGACTTCGATACGATTACGATTAACGATATCTCGAATAGAGCCGATATTCACAGGGGTACAGTTTATCTTCATTATTCGGACAAATTTGATTTGCTCGACAAAGCGATTAAAGAACATTTGGGCAATATGTTGGAATTTTGCATTCTATCAAAACTTCCAGAGGAAAAATTCAATCTTGATCTTTCCCTTCTGCCGATGTTTCTTTATTTTGAAGCACACTTTTCTTTTTATTTCACGATCCTTACCAACAAAGGTACCTCTTGTTTTCAGGAGCAATTGATTCAATTAGTCAAAAACGGAATAATTGAACGACTGAAAGTAAGCGGGAATTACGAGGAAGGCAACAAAGAGGTTGCCGTTCAATTTATGTTATCAGCATACGTTGGCGTCGTGGAATGGTGGATCAAAAACAAGATGCCCCTGTCTCCGCAGAATGTTGCCGAGCAGTTATGGGACATGTTAGAAATGTATTATGCACAAAAAAATTCTACCAAAAAGTCGGACGAATAATTTCTTGCAAGATCAACATCTCACAGTCCTCGAAGCGATACGAGTTCGAAAACTTGTTACCGACAAAAAAATCCCGATCCGGCCAGATAGACCGGATCGGGATAGCTTACTGAACACCGTGAACGTCATAAATCGCGCAAAGAGTTGAAAACAAAGGATTTCTACGTATCGATTCGTTGTATTCCTATTACGCACTCCACATGCGCCGTGTGAGGGAACATGTCGACCGGCTGGATCCACTCCAAATTGAAGCCTGATTCGAACAGGAAACGGCAGTCCTTGGCAAGCGTTGACGGATTGCAGGAGACGTAGACGAAACGCTTCGGCTTCGTGTCGACGATCGTCTGCAAAAGGCGCGGGTCGCAGCCGGTACGCGGCGGGTCGACAACGATGACGTCGGGGCGGAACCCGCGCTCCGTCCAGCGGGGGAGCAGCTCCTCCGCTTTCCCGGCATAGAAGCGGGCGTTGGTCCGCCCATTCAGGGCGGCGTTGCGCTCCGCATCGTCCACCGCCTCGCGGATCGTTTCGATGCCCCGCACTTCGCGGGCGAACGGAGCCAGCCAAAGCGCAATCGTGCCCGTGCCGCAATACGCGTCGACCACGGTTTCCGAGCCGGTCAGCGCCGCCGCTTCCCGTACCGCGTCGTACAGCTTGGTCGTTTGGGCCGGATTCAGCTGGAAGAATGCCCGAGGCGACAGGGCGAACCGCAGCTCGCCGAGCTCCGTCTCCAGCGCCGGTTTGCCCCAGAGCAGGACGGTCCGCTCGCCGAATACGAGCGGCGTCCTGTCCTTGTTCACGTTCACGGAAATCGACGTGATCGCGGGAATGTCCCGCCGGATGGCCGCGACGAGGCGATCGCGGCCTTCGAACCGCTCTTCCGCGGCGACGAGCGTCAGCTGCAGCTCGCCTGCCGCAGGCGCGACGCGCAGCACGACGGTGCGCAGCCCGCGTCCGCGCTCGCCAAGCGGCACGCCGCACTGCTCCGCACAGCGGAGCACGGCGGCGGCCGCCGCGTTCAAGGCGGGGTGCTGGACCGCGCACCCCGCAATGTCAACGAGCCGATGGCTGCCCGGCTCGTACAATCCAAGCGCAGGCCGCCCGCCTGGGCCTCGGCCTGCCTGCAGCTGAGCCTTGTTGCGATAGCCCCAAGGCTCGTCCATCCCCAGCATGGGGCGGAGCGGCAGCGCCGCCCCCTCGATGCCCGCATAGCGCGAGAACGCCTCGCGCACCAGCTCTTCCTTGGCCGCCAGCTGCCCGGCATACGAGAGATGCTGCAGCTGGCAGCCGCCGCATGCCTCATAGACCGGGCACGCAGGCTCGATTCGCTCCGGTGAGCGCTTCTCAATCTCCGTCAGCTCCGCGACGAGCCGGTTCTTCTCCGCCGCCGTGACGCGCGCTTTGACGACTTCGCCCGGGAGCGCCCCCGGCACG
This genomic window from Paenibacillus humicola contains:
- a CDS encoding DsbA family oxidoreductase yields the protein MKIEVWSDIMCPLCYIGKTNLDKALEQFGQKDQVEVIYRPFQLFPDAPSKTGKNYYDWTAEIHGGGMSPDFVREGNKAVIQMGKSVGLTYNLDTLIPSNTTDALRVEIFAQEQGKAAAWMASIYKAYFTDALDISDHETLAMLAGESGLDASEVLAMLSTDRYKDTVKKERQNGSRKGIAGTPFYIFNDKYAVSGVRSSDAFLDVIEQVWREEHPLQMIDNGANGNFEGGICGENGVCNI
- a CDS encoding TetR/AcrR family transcriptional regulator — encoded protein: MSKVDRRTIKTKEAIYQALIELMSEKDFDTITINDISNRADIHRGTVYLHYSDKFDLLDKAIKEHLGNMLEFCILSKLPEEKFNLDLSLLPMFLYFEAHFSFYFTILTNKGTSCFQEQLIQLVKNGIIERLKVSGNYEEGNKEVAVQFMLSAYVGVVEWWIKNKMPLSPQNVAEQLWDMLEMYYAQKNSTKKSDE
- the rlmD gene encoding 23S rRNA (uracil(1939)-C(5))-methyltransferase RlmD, giving the protein MDKRAGKNRAGQALPGTKGSRGEAGRAGESTRRERGFAGMAETKGSRGEAGRAGGSARRERGFAGMAETKGSQGEAGRADKSTRRGRGFAGKPADAAAVRIHGAQRASADDVRVGDRIVVTIKRIGINGEGVGYFRRKAVFVPGALPGEVVKARVTAAEKNRLVAELTEIEKRSPERIEPACPVYEACGGCQLQHLSYAGQLAAKEELVREAFSRYAGIEGAALPLRPMLGMDEPWGYRNKAQLQAGRGPGGRPALGLYEPGSHRLVDIAGCAVQHPALNAAAAAVLRCAEQCGVPLGERGRGLRTVVLRVAPAAGELQLTLVAAEERFEGRDRLVAAIRRDIPAITSISVNVNKDRTPLVFGERTVLLWGKPALETELGELRFALSPRAFFQLNPAQTTKLYDAVREAAALTGSETVVDAYCGTGTIALWLAPFAREVRGIETIREAVDDAERNAALNGRTNARFYAGKAEELLPRWTERGFRPDVIVVDPPRTGCDPRLLQTIVDTKPKRFVYVSCNPSTLAKDCRFLFESGFNLEWIQPVDMFPHTAHVECVIGIQRIDT